The following is a genomic window from Candidatus Polarisedimenticolaceae bacterium.
GCGTCCTCGAGCGGCCGCCGCAGCGGCTCGAGGTCGATCCCGGCGAGCGGGTCGACGAGCACGTCCCCGCATCCCGCGGTGATCTGCACGAGGCAGACCTTCTCGTGGTAGTGGTGGAAGGAATCGGCCTCGGTGTCGAGCGCGAACGACGAGCCCGCGATCTCGGAAACCAGCGATTCGAGCCCTTCCTGCGTGTCGATCCAGCGAATTCCTGCGTCCACGTTCCGGATGGTAGACTCACCGGCGCTTCCGCGTCGAATCCCGGAGGGGTCCCTTGCGACGGTTGCTCGAGTGGTTCGGAGCGCTGTGGCTTCGCGTCTTCGAGGAAACCGGGCGGTTCTTCTGGGTCTTGGGATCGGCGCTGCGCTGGGCGCCGCGCCGGCCGTTCGACGGCGCCGAGTGGGCGCGACAGATGGTCCGCGTGGGGGTGGACTCGATCCCCGTCGTGGCGCTGACCGCGCTGTTCACCGGGATGGTGCTCGCCCTCCAGACCTACAACGGCTTCGCGCGCTTCAACGCGACCGCGTTCACCGGGACGATCGTGGCGCTGTCCCTCGTGCGCGAGCTCGCGCCGGTGCTCACCGCCCTGATGATCGCGGGGCGCGTCGGCTCGGCGATGGCGGCGGAGCTGGGGAGCATGCGCGTCACCGAGCAGATCGATGCGCTCGAGGCGATGGCGACCGAGCCGATGCACTACCTCGTCGTCCCCCGCGTGGCGGCCTCGACCCTGATGTTGCCCCCGCTCGTGGGGATCGCGAACGCGATCGGGGTCGCCGGCGGGTGGCTCGTCGCGGTGGGCCTTCTCGGGGCGAACCCGGTCGTGTACTGGGAGCGCACGTTCCAGTACCTCGACGGCGAGGATCTCGTCTCGGGGATGGTGAAGGCGGGCGTCTTCGGCTTGATCCTGGGGGTCGTCGGGTGCTCCAAGGGGTACCACACGACCGGCGGCGCCGAAGGGGTGGGGCGCTCGACGACCGCCGCGGTCGTCCTGGCGTCGCTGACGATCCTGCTCTCCGACTTCTTCCTCACGAAGATGCTGTTCTGATGGACGTGCCGAAGATCGAGGTGCGGAGTCTCTGGAAGGCCTTCGGGTCCAAGCAGGTCCTTCGCGGGGTCGACCTCGCGGTCGCTCCGGGCGAGTCGCTCGTCCTTCTCGGCGCGAGCGGCACCGGCAAGAGCGTCCTGCTCAAGCACCTCATCGGACTCATGGCGCCCGACCGCGGGAGCGTCCTCGTCGACGGGACGGACCTGACCCACGCGCCCAAGACGGATTGGCTTCGGTTCCGGCGACGTTGCGGGATGGCGTTCCAGGAAGGGGCCCTCTTCGACTCGATGAACGTCTTCGACAACATCGCCTTCCCGCTGCGGCGGCACGCCTCGATGACGCCGCAACAGGTTGCGGCGCGCGTGTGCGAATGTCTCGCGACCGTCCAGCTCGACGGCGCCGGGACCAAGGCGACCGGCGAGCTCTCGGGGGGGATGCGGCGCCGCGTCGGCTTCGCCCGCGCGATCGCGCTCCGGCCCGAGGTGCTCCTCTTCGACGAGCCGCACAGCGGGCTCGATCCGATCACCGCCGCCGTGATCGACCGCGTCATCGGCGGGATGCGCCGCGAGATGGAAGTGACCCTCGTCACGATCACCCACGACGTGCGCGCCGCGTTCCGCATCGCCGACCGGATCGCGGTCCTCCGGAACGGCCGGATCCTCGCCGACGGCCCGCCCGGGCGGATCGAGGCCAGCGCGGACCCGTTCATCCGGAGCTTCCTCGCCGGGGAGCCGTACGACGACGAAGGAGAAGCCGCATGAACAGCACGGCCAAGCTCGGTGCCCTGATGCTCGCCGCGCTCGTCGCGGTCGCGATCTTCATCCTGAACATCGAGAAGATCTCGATCGGCCGCGCGGGCGACCGGTTCCGGGTGCGGGCCACCTTCCCGTCGGTCGCCGGCCTCGAGCCGAAAACCGCGGTGCGGATCGCCGGGGTGCGGGTGGGCCTCGCCGAGACCATCGCGCTCGAGCAGGGTCGGGCGACCGTCACCCTCGCCCTGGACCCCGGCGTCGTACTTCACGAGGGGGCGCGGGCGTCGCTCAAGAGCATCGGCCTTCTCGGAGAGCTCTACGTGGAGCTCGACCCCGGCCCGCCCGACGCACCGGCGCTTCCGCGCGACGCGCTCATCGTCGGCGCGCCCCCCGCCGGCTTCGACGACGTGATCCGCC
Proteins encoded in this region:
- a CDS encoding ABC transporter permease, encoding MRRLLEWFGALWLRVFEETGRFFWVLGSALRWAPRRPFDGAEWARQMVRVGVDSIPVVALTALFTGMVLALQTYNGFARFNATAFTGTIVALSLVRELAPVLTALMIAGRVGSAMAAELGSMRVTEQIDALEAMATEPMHYLVVPRVAASTLMLPPLVGIANAIGVAGGWLVAVGLLGANPVVYWERTFQYLDGEDLVSGMVKAGVFGLILGVVGCSKGYHTTGGAEGVGRSTTAAVVLASLTILLSDFFLTKMLF
- a CDS encoding ATP-binding cassette domain-containing protein, giving the protein MDVPKIEVRSLWKAFGSKQVLRGVDLAVAPGESLVLLGASGTGKSVLLKHLIGLMAPDRGSVLVDGTDLTHAPKTDWLRFRRRCGMAFQEGALFDSMNVFDNIAFPLRRHASMTPQQVAARVCECLATVQLDGAGTKATGELSGGMRRRVGFARAIALRPEVLLFDEPHSGLDPITAAVIDRVIGGMRREMEVTLVTITHDVRAAFRIADRIAVLRNGRILADGPPGRIEASADPFIRSFLAGEPYDDEGEAA